A stretch of Rhodoferax potami DNA encodes these proteins:
- a CDS encoding glutathione S-transferase family protein, whose protein sequence is MTDLILHHYPTSPFSEKVRLVLGYKQLAWKSVIIPAIMPKPDVVALTGGYRKTPFLQVGADVYCDSALICEVLEQLRPTPTLYPEDDKGLSRIVAQWADSTLFWAAMAYNLQPKGAASMFEGAPPEAAKAFGADRAAMSSGMTRLRPGDAAAAYKSYLRRIASMLEGQDFLLGSNPCVADFAAYHPLWFTAKRVPVMADILNATPSVQAWMARMAAIGHGSFEKLSATEAIAACAQAVGATAPLDTYFQDEHGIPLGSEVTIAAETFGQEATAGTLVAATRTRFTLKRVDERAGTVHVHFPRIGYVLKAAQA, encoded by the coding sequence AAGGTGCGCCTGGTGCTGGGCTACAAACAGCTGGCTTGGAAGTCGGTCATCATTCCGGCCATCATGCCCAAACCCGATGTGGTGGCCCTGACCGGCGGCTACCGCAAAACGCCGTTTCTGCAAGTCGGCGCTGATGTGTATTGCGATAGCGCCCTGATTTGCGAAGTGCTGGAGCAGCTGCGCCCCACGCCCACCCTCTACCCCGAAGACGACAAGGGCCTGAGCCGCATCGTTGCGCAGTGGGCGGACAGCACTTTGTTCTGGGCCGCCATGGCCTACAACCTGCAGCCCAAAGGGGCGGCCAGCATGTTTGAAGGCGCGCCCCCGGAAGCCGCCAAGGCCTTCGGCGCCGACCGCGCCGCCATGTCCAGCGGCATGACGCGCCTGCGCCCCGGTGACGCTGCTGCGGCCTACAAGAGCTACCTGCGCCGCATCGCCAGCATGCTCGAAGGCCAGGACTTTTTGCTAGGCAGCAACCCTTGCGTGGCCGACTTTGCCGCTTACCACCCGCTGTGGTTTACCGCCAAACGGGTGCCGGTGATGGCCGACATCCTGAACGCAACCCCCTCGGTACAGGCCTGGATGGCTCGCATGGCGGCCATCGGCCACGGCAGCTTCGAGAAGCTGTCTGCTACAGAAGCCATAGCAGCTTGCGCACAAGCTGTGGGCGCCACAGCCCCATTGGACACGTATTTCCAGGACGAGCACGGTATCCCTCTGGGCAGCGAAGTGACCATCGCCGCTGAAACCTTCGGTCAGGAGGCGACTGCCGGCACCTTGGTCGCTGCCACCCGCACCCGCTTTACGTTGAAGCGCGTGGACGAGCGCGCCGGCACCGTGCATGTGCACTTTCCGCGCATCGGCTATGTGCTCAAGGCGGCGCAGGCATGA
- a CDS encoding GNAT family N-acetyltransferase has translation MSQDIQWKWLAFDALSRDQLYELLRLRSEVFVVEQNCVFLDMDGLDDKAMHLLGVRAAAGSAPCPPPALRATPCTEQNPLPPELLGEHVGRAKTELVAYVRCFPAGVTFDEASIGRVVTKPDARGGGLGHLLMAEAVKALQAEWGAQPIRIGAQAHLKSFYERHGFVDVGKPYIEDGIPHLEMLRGA, from the coding sequence ATGAGTCAGGACATCCAATGGAAGTGGCTCGCATTTGATGCACTGAGCCGCGACCAGTTGTACGAATTGCTGCGACTGCGCAGCGAGGTGTTTGTGGTGGAGCAGAACTGCGTGTTCCTGGATATGGATGGGCTGGACGACAAGGCCATGCACTTGCTGGGAGTTCGGGCGGCGGCGGGCTCTGCTCCGTGTCCCCCGCCCGCGTTGCGGGCTACTCCTTGTACGGAGCAGAACCCACTGCCACCCGAACTCCTTGGCGAACATGTTGGTCGAGCCAAGACCGAACTAGTCGCCTACGTGCGCTGCTTCCCCGCCGGTGTGACTTTTGACGAGGCCAGCATCGGCCGCGTGGTGACCAAGCCCGACGCCCGCGGTGGTGGTCTCGGCCACCTGCTGATGGCTGAGGCCGTCAAAGCACTGCAAGCGGAGTGGGGCGCACAACCGATTCGCATCGGTGCGCAAGCCCACCTCAAGTCTTTTTACGAGCGACACGGCTTTGTGGATGTGGGCAAGCCCTACATCGAAGACGGCATTCCGCACCTGGAAATGCTGCGCGGCGCCTGA
- a CDS encoding SDR family oxidoreductase has translation MIANFQGKTAVLTGAGSGFGLECARIGARLGMNLVLADVQQDALDKAVAEMEAEGAQVLGMRVDVSQAEQVEALGAATLQRFGAPHLVFNNAGVGAGGLIWENNARDWEWVLGVNLMGVAHGVRVFTPMMLEAAQQDPAWQGHIVNTASMAGLLNAPNMGVYNVSKHAVVSLSETLYQDLALVTDQVSASVLCPFFVPTGISQSERNRPSGAAPAQPTRSQLIGQAMTDKAVTSGKVTAAEVAQMVFDAVAEGRFYIYSHPKAIASVQTRMEDVMLARNPTDPFAHKPHLGEELKRLLR, from the coding sequence GTGATTGCAAACTTTCAAGGCAAAACCGCCGTACTGACCGGCGCAGGCTCCGGCTTCGGGCTGGAATGCGCTCGCATAGGCGCCCGGCTGGGCATGAATTTGGTACTCGCCGACGTGCAGCAAGACGCGCTGGACAAGGCGGTTGCCGAAATGGAGGCCGAAGGCGCTCAGGTGCTAGGCATGCGGGTCGATGTGTCGCAGGCCGAACAGGTAGAGGCGCTGGGGGCCGCCACGCTGCAGCGCTTTGGCGCGCCGCACCTGGTGTTCAACAACGCAGGCGTGGGGGCAGGGGGCCTGATCTGGGAGAACAACGCCCGCGACTGGGAATGGGTGCTGGGTGTCAACCTCATGGGCGTGGCCCACGGCGTGCGGGTATTCACCCCCATGATGCTGGAGGCCGCCCAACAAGACCCTGCTTGGCAGGGCCACATCGTCAACACGGCCAGCATGGCGGGCCTGTTGAACGCCCCCAACATGGGGGTTTACAACGTGAGCAAACACGCCGTGGTGTCGCTGAGCGAGACCCTGTACCAAGACCTGGCGCTGGTCACCGACCAGGTGTCTGCCAGCGTGTTGTGCCCCTTCTTTGTGCCGACCGGCATCAGCCAGAGCGAGCGCAACCGCCCCTCAGGTGCGGCGCCAGCCCAACCCACCCGCAGCCAGCTGATCGGCCAGGCCATGACCGACAAGGCGGTCACTAGCGGCAAGGTCACCGCCGCCGAAGTCGCACAAATGGTGTTCGATGCGGTGGCCGAAGGGCGCTTCTATATTTATAGCCATCCCAAGGCGATTGCTTCCGTGCAAACCCGCATGGAAGACGTGATGCTGGCGCGCAACCCCACCGACCCATTCGCCCATAAGCCTCATCTAGGTGAGGAATTGAAAAGATTACTCCGCTAA
- a CDS encoding methylamine utilization protein translates to MRWKLLPLRLLSFVTLCAAGTAYANTQVTVTDKDGKPLANAVIFLESPAAKAAAKPLSGVEIIQIAKQFSPQIAVVTPNTSVLFPNKDTVRHHVYSFSPAKKFELKLYSGVPAAPVVFDKPGVAVLGCNIHDNMVAWVLIVETPYFGVTDGRGRLTLDAPAGNYQLKAWHSTVLPGAPLSEQPVKITPGNDTLSVKVAGSTA, encoded by the coding sequence ATGCGTTGGAAATTACTGCCCTTACGACTGCTTTCATTCGTCACCCTTTGCGCTGCGGGCACGGCTTACGCCAACACCCAAGTGACGGTGACCGACAAAGACGGCAAACCCCTCGCAAATGCGGTAATTTTCCTCGAGTCTCCCGCCGCGAAGGCCGCAGCCAAGCCGCTGTCCGGCGTCGAAATCATTCAAATTGCGAAACAGTTTTCCCCACAAATCGCCGTGGTGACACCCAATACCTCGGTCCTGTTCCCCAACAAAGACACGGTCCGGCACCACGTCTATTCATTCTCTCCGGCCAAAAAATTTGAATTGAAGCTGTATTCCGGCGTTCCGGCAGCTCCAGTGGTGTTTGACAAACCCGGAGTAGCCGTGCTGGGCTGCAACATCCACGACAACATGGTGGCGTGGGTGTTGATCGTTGAAACCCCGTATTTCGGTGTCACCGACGGCAGGGGCCGTCTGACCCTGGATGCCCCAGCCGGAAATTACCAGCTCAAAGCGTGGCACTCCACCGTTTTGCCGGGTGCCCCATTGAGCGAGCAGCCGGTCAAAATAACGCCGGGTAATGACACTCTCAGTGTCAAAGTCGCGGGGAGCACGGCTTGA
- a CDS encoding putative bifunctional diguanylate cyclase/phosphodiesterase, whose translation MKLFRFMRRFGVGTKFVSMSIAILLVIQSASYLITERNIDEIVRQQVKEELITVDANWWALMEQRAASLRQSALVLASDFGFRDAVLSGDTETVRSVLDNSAGRVGAAFAALLTVDHKLQASSIDAFTEAGLVGFFQQTASRLASGGDGYALIDFDDKLLVTVMVPLNAPVQVGWVMMAFPITREQVEELVKVSRADLAIIGPTGGVTVSSLPSGTYPALLNLKDGGNAVLDGREYVVRKSSDRSHSLGLEVYMLRPIDVFVEPFARVEQALLALAAIALVLFTAGSFILARRITIPLRSLAKASDQLSAGYYSMALPAMRHRDEIGDLSRAFNHMRTSIQSQQDEIRALAFWDRLTGLPNRVQFRDSISAAIKRNTQESGTSQPVTIVMLNLDRFKFVNNVLGYAFGDQLLIAVAERLISIPGVVRENIARVGGDEFAIVLEGVDSAGALPFAKQVAQAFEAPMKMQDQTVDISAGIGIASWPSDAGDVDRLLSRAVIAMYVAKNKSTGIQIYHAALDSSSPETLSMLSELRHAVENNELRVYLQPKLHIASGTVSSAEALVRWQHPVRGLVPPMQFIPFAEQTGYIRQMTLWMFEEVARNMQLLNAGGGPLCVSVNLSTRDLLDQDFPDKLEDLMRKHGVATESFCLEITESAIMDDPDRAEATLNRLSQRGFKLSIDDFGTGYSSLAYLKRLPVNELKIDKSFVMGMDGDESDSLIVKSTIELAHNLGKTVVAEGVENQVITDKLRALSCDEAQGYHLSRPLPLEQFNAWRLKFSETAAVQTAPTFQI comes from the coding sequence TTGAAGTTGTTTCGTTTCATGCGCAGATTCGGGGTGGGCACCAAGTTCGTGTCCATGTCGATCGCTATTCTTTTGGTGATTCAGTCGGCTTCCTATCTGATCACCGAGCGCAACATTGATGAAATTGTCCGTCAGCAGGTCAAAGAAGAGCTGATCACGGTCGATGCCAATTGGTGGGCCTTGATGGAGCAGCGGGCAGCCAGTTTGCGCCAGAGCGCTTTGGTGCTCGCCAGCGATTTTGGCTTTCGCGATGCGGTGCTGAGTGGCGATACAGAGACCGTCCGCTCGGTGTTGGACAACAGCGCTGGTCGCGTTGGTGCTGCCTTCGCGGCCCTGCTGACCGTGGACCACAAGCTACAAGCATCGAGTATCGATGCGTTCACCGAAGCCGGTTTGGTCGGGTTCTTCCAGCAAACCGCAAGCCGACTGGCCTCCGGCGGTGACGGCTATGCGCTCATCGATTTTGACGATAAGCTGCTGGTTACTGTTATGGTGCCCCTGAACGCCCCGGTCCAGGTGGGCTGGGTGATGATGGCGTTCCCCATTACCCGCGAGCAGGTGGAAGAGTTGGTCAAAGTGAGCCGGGCTGATTTAGCCATCATTGGCCCGACCGGCGGCGTGACCGTCAGCAGTTTGCCTTCGGGGACTTACCCGGCACTGCTGAATCTCAAAGACGGCGGCAACGCTGTTCTCGACGGCCGCGAATACGTGGTGCGCAAATCGAGCGACCGCAGCCACTCTTTGGGGCTCGAGGTCTATATGCTGCGCCCGATTGATGTGTTTGTGGAGCCGTTTGCCCGGGTAGAGCAGGCACTGCTCGCACTCGCCGCGATCGCCTTGGTGCTCTTTACCGCGGGCAGCTTCATCTTGGCACGGCGCATCACCATTCCCCTGCGGTCGCTCGCCAAAGCGTCAGATCAGCTGAGCGCAGGGTATTACTCTATGGCCTTGCCTGCGATGCGGCACCGGGATGAGATCGGCGATCTTTCGCGCGCGTTCAACCACATGCGGACCAGCATCCAGAGCCAACAAGACGAAATCCGCGCGCTGGCCTTTTGGGACCGTCTGACCGGCTTGCCCAATCGTGTTCAGTTCCGCGATTCAATTTCAGCTGCCATCAAGCGCAACACCCAAGAGTCAGGGACCAGCCAACCCGTGACCATCGTGATGCTGAACCTGGACCGCTTCAAGTTCGTGAACAACGTGCTGGGTTACGCCTTCGGCGACCAACTGTTGATTGCGGTGGCCGAGCGATTAATCAGTATCCCCGGCGTCGTGCGTGAAAACATCGCCCGGGTCGGTGGCGATGAGTTCGCCATCGTGCTCGAGGGCGTGGATTCCGCCGGTGCGCTGCCGTTTGCCAAACAAGTAGCGCAAGCGTTTGAAGCCCCGATGAAGATGCAAGACCAGACGGTCGACATCAGCGCGGGTATCGGCATTGCCAGCTGGCCGAGTGATGCGGGAGATGTAGACCGCCTACTGAGCCGCGCCGTGATTGCCATGTATGTCGCGAAAAACAAATCGACCGGGATCCAGATTTACCACGCGGCCCTCGACTCCTCCAGCCCTGAAACGCTCTCGATGCTCTCGGAGCTGCGCCACGCCGTAGAAAACAACGAGTTGCGTGTCTACCTTCAGCCCAAACTCCATATAGCCAGCGGCACCGTCTCGTCTGCAGAGGCCTTGGTGCGTTGGCAGCACCCTGTGCGCGGCCTGGTGCCGCCGATGCAGTTCATCCCTTTTGCCGAGCAAACGGGCTATATCCGGCAAATGACCTTGTGGATGTTTGAAGAAGTAGCCCGCAATATGCAGCTGCTGAACGCTGGCGGCGGGCCCTTGTGTGTGTCGGTGAACTTGTCGACCCGTGACTTGCTGGACCAGGATTTCCCTGACAAGCTCGAAGACCTGATGCGTAAGCACGGTGTGGCCACAGAATCGTTCTGCCTAGAGATCACCGAAAGTGCCATCATGGACGACCCGGACCGGGCCGAGGCAACGCTCAATCGCCTTTCGCAGCGCGGCTTCAAGTTGTCGATTGATGATTTCGGTACCGGTTACTCTTCACTGGCTTACCTGAAGCGCTTGCCAGTCAATGAGCTCAAAATTGACAAATCTTTTGTCATGGGCATGGACGGCGACGAGAGCGACAGCCTGATCGTGAAGTCGACCATCGAACTCGCCCACAACCTCGGCAAAACCGTGGTGGCCGAAGGGGTGGAGAACCAGGTGATCACCGACAAGCTGCGTGCTTTGTCGTGCGACGAAGCCCAGGGCTACCACTTGAGCAGACCGCTGCCGTTGGAGCAGTTCAACGCCTGGCGCTTGAAGTTCTCTGAAACCGCCGCGGTCCAGACCGCGCCGACCTTTCAGATATAG